The genome window ACGATGTGCCGGGCGTTTGACCGGGCGGCCTATGAAAAAGAGTATATTATTATCGAAGGCACCGGGCACGCCGGAGTCGGATCCGTTTTCAATCTCTCGAATGCGGATGTCGCCCGGCAACTCGATGCCAAGGTGATTATTATCGCCAAAGGGGGTATCGGCAGACCCATCGATGAGATTGCCCTGAACAACGCCTTATTCAAGGCTGCGGGTGTCGAGGTGATTGGCGCGATCATAAACAAGGTGCTCCCCAGCAAAATGGAGGACGTGCAAAAATACTGCCAAAAGGCTCTGGATCGGATGGGCATCCCCTTGTTGGGATGTTTGCCCGTGGAAAAACAACTGACCCGCCCGAACTTAAGCCAGATTGTTGAAGAAGTGAACGGTCGCTGGATTAACGGCCACGAGCACGGACACCGGGAGCGCATCAACCGGGTGATCATCGGGGCTATGGCCGCGAAAGGACTGCTCGATCTGTTGCAACGGGGCACACTTATCATCACACCCGGGGACCGTGAGGATATCATTTTATCTGCGATCGCGGCGGAGGGAGTGACCACAGAGCGTACGATTTCCGGGATTATCCTCACCCGTAACGTCCTCCCCCATCCCAAGCTGATGGAGATGATCGCCAAAACGAGAATCCCCGTCGTTGTGTGCAGTGATGAGAGCTATAAAGTGGCTTCTCTGGTCAATAACATGACCGTAAAGACTCAACCCGAGGACGAAGATAAAATTCCTATTATTAAGGACCTGATAAAAAAGAACATCGATATGCAGGCGATCCAAGATGCATTTGATTCGCGACCCGATGTGAACCCTTAACGTGATAACAATAAAATCATGCCAAAAAAAACCAAACCAACTTTTGAGGAGGCCGTACAGCGCCTCGAAGAACTGATTGAGTCCATGGAAGACGGCAGTTCCCCATTGACCGAATTGGTTGCGAAATACGAGGAAGGCTCTAAGCTTTTGAAGGAATGCCAGTCACAACTACAAGAGGCGGAACTGAAAATCGAAAAGCTCAATTTGAAGACGGGTGAACCTGAACCATTCAGCAGCGAGGAGGAGGAAAGCTAGGGCGATC of Coraliomargarita sinensis contains these proteins:
- a CDS encoding phosphotransacetylase family protein: MPEQDNKPAVISSRKELLTAPKNSSTKRIFIAATRMNDGKTTTSLALFSALQSITEKVGFIKPVGQRFVELDGHQIDEDSFLLNQTFDVKVPIQAMSPIAIHHNFTREYLDNPDESQAKLIDTMCRAFDRAAYEKEYIIIEGTGHAGVGSVFNLSNADVARQLDAKVIIIAKGGIGRPIDEIALNNALFKAAGVEVIGAIINKVLPSKMEDVQKYCQKALDRMGIPLLGCLPVEKQLTRPNLSQIVEEVNGRWINGHEHGHRERINRVIIGAMAAKGLLDLLQRGTLIITPGDREDIILSAIAAEGVTTERTISGIILTRNVLPHPKLMEMIAKTRIPVVVCSDESYKVASLVNNMTVKTQPEDEDKIPIIKDLIKKNIDMQAIQDAFDSRPDVNP
- the xseB gene encoding exodeoxyribonuclease VII small subunit; translation: MPKKTKPTFEEAVQRLEELIESMEDGSSPLTELVAKYEEGSKLLKECQSQLQEAELKIEKLNLKTGEPEPFSSEEEES